In a genomic window of Microterricola viridarii:
- a CDS encoding Na+/H+ antiporter subunit D translates to MPELIPLMVLIPLIAAALTVIFGRQPRLQVAISSTALTATVAISAVQIALIDQNGPAVVAVGGWAAPWGIALVVDRLSAIMLLISAIMLLGVLIYSIGQGVADRHRETPVSIFHPSYLILSAGVFTTFIAGDLFNLYVGFEVLLASSYVLLTLGGTGERIRAGVTYIIVSLVSSLFFLASIALIYGATGTVNMAQLSVRLGELPADVQLVLHVLLLIGFGIKAAVFPLSFWLPDSYPTAPAPVTAVFAGLLTKVGVYALIRTETVLFAGHDLSALFLVIGSLTMIVGILGALAQADIKRLLSFTLVSHIGYMLFGIGLATTLGLAATIYYVVHHITVQTTLFLTTGLIERTGGATSINRLAGLLKASPLVAILFFIPALNLGGIPPFSGFIGKVGLFMAGAAAPSPLVWIGIAAGAITSLLTLYALTRFWNMAFWRGKGELKGYESVLIESLQEAPEAPDASVAVKTRTVPATMLAVTTGMVALTVALTVFAGPLFGIAERAAEDLKTPAFYIDTVFPGGVQ, encoded by the coding sequence ATGCCAGAGCTCATTCCGCTCATGGTCCTGATCCCCCTGATCGCGGCCGCACTCACCGTCATCTTCGGGCGCCAGCCGCGCCTGCAGGTGGCCATCAGCAGCACCGCGCTCACCGCCACCGTCGCGATCAGCGCCGTGCAGATCGCCCTCATCGACCAGAACGGCCCGGCGGTCGTCGCCGTCGGCGGCTGGGCGGCGCCCTGGGGCATCGCCCTCGTGGTGGACAGGCTCTCGGCCATCATGCTGCTGATCTCGGCGATCATGCTGCTCGGCGTGCTCATCTACTCCATCGGCCAGGGGGTCGCCGACCGCCACCGCGAGACGCCGGTGTCGATCTTCCACCCCAGCTACCTCATCCTCTCTGCCGGCGTCTTCACCACCTTCATCGCCGGCGACCTGTTCAACCTCTACGTCGGCTTCGAGGTGCTGCTCGCGTCGAGCTACGTGCTGCTCACCCTCGGCGGCACCGGTGAGCGGATCCGCGCCGGCGTCACCTACATCATCGTCAGCCTGGTGAGCTCGCTGTTCTTCCTGGCCTCGATCGCGCTGATCTACGGCGCGACGGGAACGGTCAACATGGCCCAGCTCTCCGTGCGGCTCGGCGAGCTCCCGGCCGACGTGCAACTGGTGCTGCACGTGCTGCTGCTGATCGGCTTCGGCATCAAGGCCGCGGTGTTCCCGCTCTCCTTCTGGCTGCCGGACTCCTACCCGACGGCGCCTGCGCCGGTGACCGCCGTGTTCGCCGGCCTGCTCACCAAGGTGGGCGTCTACGCCCTGATCCGCACCGAGACGGTGCTCTTCGCGGGGCACGATCTAAGCGCGCTGTTCCTGGTGATCGGCAGCCTGACGATGATCGTCGGCATCCTCGGCGCGCTCGCCCAGGCCGACATCAAACGACTGCTCTCGTTCACCCTGGTCAGCCACATCGGCTACATGCTGTTCGGCATCGGGCTGGCCACCACGCTGGGCCTGGCCGCGACCATCTACTACGTCGTGCACCACATCACCGTGCAGACGACGCTGTTCCTCACCACCGGACTCATCGAGCGCACCGGCGGCGCCACCTCCATCAACCGGCTGGCCGGCCTGCTCAAGGCCTCGCCGCTCGTCGCGATCCTCTTCTTCATCCCGGCGCTGAACCTCGGCGGCATCCCGCCCTTCTCTGGTTTCATCGGCAAGGTCGGCCTGTTCATGGCCGGCGCCGCGGCGCCCAGCCCGCTCGTCTGGATCGGGATCGCTGCCGGTGCGATCACCTCCCTGCTCACCCTGTACGCGCTCACCCGGTTCTGGAACATGGCCTTCTGGCGCGGCAAGGGCGAGCTCAAGGGCTACGAGTCGGTGCTGATCGAGTCGTTGCAGGAGGCCCCGGAGGCCCCGGATGCCTCGGTGGCTGTCAAGACCCGCACGGTGCCGGCCACGATGCTCGCCGTGACAACCGGCATGGTCGCGCTGACCGTGGCGCTCACGGTGTTCGCCGGACCGCTGTTCGGCATTGCCGAGCGGGCCGCAGAAGACCTGAAGACCCCGGCCTTCTACATCGACACCGTCTTCCCGGGGGGTGTGCAGTGA
- a CDS encoding sodium:proton antiporter encodes MNASMTLILLMAVMYASGVYVMLERSLTRVLIGFLLVGNATNILLFLMSGRPGLGPIMNDGVDAADISDPLPQALILTAIVINLGITAFMLALIYRSWWLAQLGAKGDLIDDEEQDLEDALASAAELRRSEDDDTAIHAILDASDEHLDATGDVDDTARDADTDAAELLAELTALDAPTDTSPIEVQRSEQAGRDGTDDTSPRDGSS; translated from the coding sequence ATGAACGCCTCGATGACCCTCATCCTGTTGATGGCCGTGATGTACGCCTCCGGTGTCTACGTCATGCTCGAGCGCAGCCTCACCCGCGTGCTGATCGGCTTCCTGCTGGTCGGCAACGCCACCAACATCCTGTTGTTCCTGATGAGCGGGCGGCCGGGCCTCGGCCCGATCATGAACGACGGCGTGGATGCCGCCGACATCTCCGATCCGCTGCCGCAGGCCCTGATCCTCACCGCCATCGTGATCAACCTCGGCATCACCGCCTTCATGCTCGCCCTCATCTACCGCTCCTGGTGGCTCGCCCAGCTGGGCGCCAAGGGCGACCTCATCGACGACGAAGAGCAAGACCTCGAGGACGCGCTGGCCTCCGCCGCGGAGCTGCGCCGCTCCGAGGACGACGACACTGCCATCCACGCCATCCTCGACGCCAGTGACGAGCACCTCGACGCGACGGGCGACGTCGACGACACCGCACGGGACGCCGACACGGATGCCGCAGAGCTGCTCGCCGAGCTCACCGCGCTCGATGCCCCGACGGACACCTCCCCGATCGAGGTGCAGCGCAGCGAGCAGGCCGGGCGCGACGGGACAGACGACACTTCACCGCGAGACGGGAGCAGCTGA